The Micromonospora sp. NBC_00421 DNA window GGCCGGGTGACCGTGCCGGCGCTGGTGGACACACTGACCGGCCGGGTGGTCAGCAACGACTATCCGCAGCTCACCCTCGACCTGTCGACACAGTGGCGACGGTTCCACGCCCCGGACGCCCCCGACCTCTACCCGGTCGCGCTGCGGCCGGACATGGACGCGTTGATGGCGGACATCCACGCCGACGTCAACAACGGTGTGTACCGGTGCGGCTTCGCCACCTCCCAGCAGGCGTACGACGAGGCGTACACGGCGTTGTTCGACAGGTTGGACGCGCTGTCGCAGCGGCTGGCGGAGCGGCGCTACCTGATGGGTGACTCGATCACCGAGGCGGACGTCCGGCTGTTCACCACCCTGATCCGCTTCGACGTGGCATACCACGGACATTTCAAGTGCAACAGGCAGAAGCTGACCGAGATGCCGTTGCTGTGGGCGTACGCCCGGGATCTGTTCCAGACCCCGGGCTTCGGTGCGACGGTGGACTTCGACCACATCAAGCGGCACTACTACGCCACCCACCGCGAGATCAATCCGACCGGCGTCGTGCCGGCGGGTCCGGACACCGCCGGTTGGCTCACCCCGCACGGCCGTGCCTGACCCCGCCCCCGGGTCCGACGCTGGCCCCGCGCTCGCCCCTGACCTCGGTGCCGAAGCGGGAGCACGCCCCGGCCCCGAGGCCGGACCCGTACCGGTCCGGGTGGTCGCCGGGTGGGCCGCCGCCGGGTGCGTGCTGGTCGGCACGGGCGCGGTGACGGTCGCCGTCGCGGCCGGTCCGGTCAGCCTGTCGAGCGGGTACGTCAGTGAGGCCGGCATCACCGGCAACGCTTTCGCGTCGACGTACCGGATGGGGGTCTTCGCCCTGGCGGCGGCGCTGCTGGTGCTGGCCGCCGCGCTGCCGGCGGCGCTGCGGCTCGCGGCCGGCCTGCTCGCGGCCGGCGCGGCCGGCACGGCGCTCTCCGGTGCGGTGACGTGCAGCGCCGGCTGCCCGCTGCCACCGTTCGAGGCGACGACGCCGGCCGACCTGGTGCACGCCGGGGCCAGCATCGCGGCGGCCGGGGCGACAGTGCTCGCGATGCTTGTGGTCGGGTTCCTCCGCCCGGCGACGGCGGCCCTGCGACGGGTGGCCCGGATGGCCGGGGTGGTGGCGTTGCCGGTGGCCGGGGTGATCGCGCTGGGTCTGCTGACGGTGGGGCGGGGTGGCCTGGTGGGGGGCCTGGAACGGGTGCTGCTGGTGATCTGCGCCGGCTGGGGCCTGAGCACCGCTCTGCTGCTGACCCGGCACCGGCACGACCTGCCCGCAGCGGTCCGGCCCGGTGCGACCGGAGCTGACCGACCAGGCGTGACAGGTGATCCGGAGCAGGCCGGACGTGACGAACGGGTCGCCGGGTCGAGAACACCCGTGTAAGGAGCCTCACGCCGGGCACTCATTCCACCTGCCGTCCGGCCGGGAGTAACGTCGGCAGGCGATGACCAATGTCTGGCACCTGACCGTGCGCCTGTACGTCGACCTCCGACGGCAGGCCAGCGGGGTCTGTCCGGCGTAGCCGCGCTCCTGACGCCGCCCGCCGACCACCCCTGCTGACCTTGGACACATCCTGATGGCTTCCGCCCTGCGTAAGTTCCCCTTCTCCGCCCAGATCCTGCTCGGCCTGGTGCTCGGCGTGGCGCTGGGCTTCCTCGCCCGCGCCAACGACCTGAGCTGGCTGGCCAGCACCCTCGACACAGTCGGCGGCCTCTTCGTCCAGCTGCTCAAGCTGGCCGTACCGCCGCTTGTCTTCACCGCCATCGTGGTCAGCGTGGTCAGCCTGCGCGGGGTGGCCAACGCCGCCCGGCTGGCGCTGAAGACGCTGCTCTGGTTCGGCATCACCGCGCTGATCGCGGTGAGCATCGGCATCGGCATCGGCCTGCTCACCGACCCGGGCCGGGGGGTGACCCTGGACGTCGGCGGCGCCACCCCGCCGAAGACCACCGGCTCGTGGACGGACTTCCTCACCGGCATCGTGCCGACCAACCCGGTCGGCGCGTTCGTCGAGGGCAACGTGCTCCAGATCGTCTTCCTCGCCGTGGTGGTCGGTGCCGCCGCGCTGCTTGTCGGCGCGGCTGCCGAACCGTTCGTCGAGCTCAACCGGGCGGTGCTGAGCATCGTGCAGAAGGCGCTGTGGTGGGTGATCCGGCTCGCCCCGATCGGCACCCTCGGCCTGATCGGCCACGCCGTCGCCGCGTACGGCTGGGACCTGCTGGCCCCGCTGGCGAAGTTCACCACCGCCGTCTACGTCGGCTGCGCGATCGTCCTGTTCGTGGTCTACCCGCTGCTGCTGGTGACGGCCGGCCGGCTCAACCCGCTGCGCTTCTTCGCCGGTGCCTGGCCGGCGATCGAGCTGGCCTTCGTCTCCCGCTCCTCGGTGGGCACCATGCCGGTGACCCAGCGCTCCGTCGAGCGGCTCGGCGTCCCCCGCGAGTACGCCTCCTTCGCGGTGCCGTTCGGCGCGACCACCAAGATGGACGGCTGCGCCGCGATCTACCCGGCGCTCGCCGCGATCTTCGTGGCGCAGGTCTTCGGGGTCGACCTCGGGGTCGGCGACTACCTGCTGATCGCCTTCGTCTCGGTGGTCGGCTCGGCCGCCACCGCCGGCCTGACCGGCGCCATCGTGATGCTCACCCTGACCCTGAGCACGCTGGGCCTGCCGCTGGCCGGGGCCGGTCTGCTGCTGGCGATCGACCCGATCCTCGACATGATCCGCACCGCCACCAACGTGGCCGGACAGGCCGTCGTGCCGACCATCGTGGCCGCCCGCGAGGGCACCCTGGACCGGGACGCCTACGCCAACGCCGGCCGGCGCGACCTGATCGACCCCGACGACGAGACCGCCGACGCCGACCGGCCGACCCGCCGGGACGAACTGACGCCGGCACCCGCCTGAGCGCCGGCCGGGTGCCCTGCCGTCGGGGCGGTGGGGCACCCGGCCGGGTCCTCCCCGCCCTGCACCGCTGCCCGTCCGTACCGGAGGATCACCCGCATGAGTGCCCTGTTCACCCCGCTCGCCCTGCGCGGCGTCACCCTGCCCAACCGGATCGCCCTGGCACCGATGTGCCAGTACAGCGCCGGCCCGGACGGCCTGCCCACCGACTGGCACCGGGTGCACCTCGGCTCCCGGGCCGTCGGCGGTGCCGGCCTGGTCCTCACCGAGGCGACCGCCGTCGTCCCCGAGGGGCGGATCAGCCCCCAGGACACCGGCCTCTGGTCCGACGCGCACGTCGACGCGTGGCGTCCGGTCACCGCGTTCGTCGCCGGCCAGGGGGCGGTGCCCGCCGTGCAACTCGCCCACGCCGGGTTCAAGGCCAGCACGTACCGGCCGTGGGCGCAGGAGCGCGGCGGGGTGCCGGACGCCGAGGGCGGTTGGACGCCGGTCGGGCCGGGAGCCGAGCCGTTCCTGCCCGACTACCGGCAGCCGACCGCGCTGGACGCGGCGGGGATCGCCGAGGTGGTGTCGGCCTTCGCCGTCGCCGCCGGTCGGGCCGTCGACGCCGGCTTCGCCGTGGTGGAGATCCACGCCGCGCACGGCTACCTGCTGCACGAATTCCTGTCCCCGCTGACCAACCACCGCACCGACGGCTACGGCGGCGACCGGGCCGCCCGGATGCGGCTCACCCTGGAGGTGGCCCGCGCGGTACGCGCCGCCGTCGGTGAGCAGGTCCCGGTGCTCGCCCGGATCTCCGCCACCGACTGGGTCGACGGCGGCTGGACGGTGGACGACAGCGTGGCCCTCGCCGCCGAGCTGGCCGCGACCGGGGTGGACCTGGTGGACGCCTCCTCCGGTGGGGCGGCGGCCAGGGCGACCATTCCGGTCGGGCCGGGCTACCAGGTGCCGCTGGCCGCGCGGATCCGCCGCGAGGCGGGCGTCCCGACGGGTGCCGTCGGCCTGATCGTCGAGCCGGAGCAGGCCGAGCAGATCGTCGCCGGCGGGGAGGCCGATCTGGTGCTGCTCGGTCGGGAGCTGCTCCGCGACCCGTACTGGCCACGCCGCGCCGCCGCCAAGCTCGGTGCCACCCCCGACTGGCCCGACCCGTACGCCCGCGCCTTCTGACCCCGCGCCTTCTGACCCCGCGCCGGACGGCCCGGCGGCGGCCCACGCCGGGTCACCGCGCCCTGCGGTCCCGCGGTCGCTGTCTTTGTGGAGAGTTCTTGTCGCCCCAGCGACAAGAACTCTCCACGAACCTGCGGCACCCACCCTGCCCGACGTCGCCCCACCCCAGGCGCGGCACCATCCCGCATCGCAGCGGCGCACCCGGCGCACCGGCCCCGGGTCAGCCGGCCAGGTGGCCCCAGTCGTCCTCCAGGTCACGCCACGGGCCCTGGGCGACGACCGTGCCATCGACAAGCACCACCACGTGGTCCGCGCGGACCAGCGCGGCCCGTTTGGAGGTGGAGCCGACCACTGTCACCCCGTGCTCGCGCAGCGCCGCCCAGAGCGCCAGCTCGGTGGTGACGTCCAGCGCGGACGACACGTCGTCGGCGACAAGCAGTTCGGTACGCGGCGCGAGGGCCCGGGCCAGCGCCAGCCGCTGCAACTGCCCGCCGGAGAGCCGGGTGCCCTTGTGCCCGATGAGCAGCCCCAACCCGCCCCCGGTCGCCAGGTCGTGGGCGAGCTGGGCGGTGGTCACCGCCCCGGCGGCGTCCACGTCGTGCCCGAGGGCGATGTTGTCGGCCACCGTGCCGGAGAGCACCCGGGGGAGCTGACTGACGTAACCGACCTGCTGGGGGCGGAGGAACAGCTCCGGCTCGGTCACCGGCTCGCCGTTCCAGCGCAGCTCGCCGACGTGGTGCACGATCCCGGCCAGCGCCCGCAGCAGCGACGATTTGCCCGCGCCGACCGGACCGACCACCAGCACCAGTCGGCCCCGGTCCACGGTCAGGTCGACACCCCGGACGGCCAGGGTGCCGTCGGAGTGCACCGCCCCGAAGCCGACCAGTTCCAACCGGCGCAGTGGCCGGCGGGGCGGCGGCTCCGGCGCGGGGGCGGTCCCGGCGACGAGGTCCACCCCGGGCAACTGCGCCGAGTACGCCCCGGTCCCGGTCATCGCCACCGTCCGGCGGGTCCAGACCCGCGCCGACGGGTACTGCGAGACCAGTGACGCGGCGGTCCAGGCAAACCAGCGGGCCGCGCCGAGAGTGGAGACGGCGACCAGGGTGGCACCGGCGGAGAGCCCGCCGGCCAGGTAGAGCGCCCACGCACCGATCGGCAGCAGTCCACTGGCCAGCGAGGGGGTGGACCGGGCCCACACCTGCGCCGAGATCTCCCACCGCTGCCGGTCGCTGCGGACCAGGTCCAGCGCCGAGAGGTGGTCGAGCACCGGCCGGGTCGCGCCGGCCAACTTGACCGTCCGGGCCGCCGACAGCGAGGAGACCAACGCGGTGGCGAAGGCGGCGCGGGCGGCGACGGTGTCCCGGGCGGAGCGTTCCAGCCGGGGGCCGAACAGGGTGGCGGCGAACCCGGAGACGGCCATCGCGCCGAGGAAGAACAACGCCGGTACGAAGCTGCCCGTCACCGCCGTCATGACCACCATGATGACCAGGGCGATGAACTGGTCCGACATGTTGTCGGCGAGCTGCACGACCCGTTCGGTGTCGCCAGCCTGGGCCACCACCTCGGCCGGGGTGTGCGCGCTGGTCCGGCGCGGGCCGGTCTGCCCGTTCACCAGCCGCAGGCTGATCCGCAGCATCTGCCGTACCCACCACTGGGGGAAGCGCAGGTTGGTCCAGTAGGGCAACGGCAGCACGACCAGCAGCGCGCCCGCGATGCCGATCGCCGGCAGCCACGGGTTGCCGCCGTCGACCACGTCCGCCCAGAGCCAGGGCAGCACCGTACCGTCCAGGCCGAACACGGTCATCACCACGAACATCGCGATCGACAACAGGCCGAAACGCGGGTCGTTGGTGGCCAGTCGCAGGATCTCCCGCATGGTCCGCGCGGGGGCGGCGGCCGGCAGCGGCGGCGGCTCCCCCTTCGGTACGGCAACCGCCGCCCGCCCGGACGCCCCGGTCTCCCCGGTCGCCCCGGCGGCTCCGACCCGAGCCGGCCCGTCGGCTCCGACCCGAGCCGGCCCGTCGGCGGTCGGGCAGGTGACGCCCGGACCGTCGAGCAGGTCCACCCCGCCCCGGGTGGCGCCGGCCAGGGCCACCCCGACCGGGGCGTACGCGGCGGCGTGGCTGGTGGCGAGCAGCTCGGCGAAGCGGGCCGAGGAACGCAGCGGTCCAGCCTCCAGGACCGCCCCGTCGGCCATCACCACCACCTCGTCGCAGCGCTGCACGGAGGAGAGCCGGTGCGCGATGATGATGCCGATCCGGTCGGTGAGCAGGCGTTCGGTCGCCTCGCGTACCCGGGCCTCGGTGACCGGGTCGAGCCGCGCGGTGGCCTCGTCGAGGATCACCACGTGCGGATCGCGGACCAGGATGCGGGCGAACGCCACGAGCTGTTCCTGACCGGCCGAGAGCACGTGGCCGCCCTCGCCGAGCCGGGTCCGGATGCCCTCCGGCAGCTCCGCGACCCAGCCGGTGAGGCCCAGCTCGGCCAGCGCCCGGGGTGCCTCGTCGAGCAGGTCGGGGTCGAACAGGGCGACGTTCTCGGCGAGGGTGCCGGCCAGGATCTCGGTACGCTGCGGCACCACCGCGATCCACCGGCGCAGTTCCTCGACGTCCAGGTCGCACAGGTCGGTGTCACCGAGCAGGACGGTCCCGCGCGGCACCTCGACCGCCCGGGTGAGCACCTTGGCCAACGTGGACTTGCCCGACCCGGTCCGGCCGACCAGCGCGTACGACCGGCCCCGGACGAAGCTGAGCCGGACGTCGCGCAGTGCCGGCCTGCGCTCGCCCTCCCCGCCGGCCGGACGCTCGCCTTCCCCGGCGGCCCGATGCTCGCCCTCCCCGCCGGCCGGACGCTCGCCTTCCCCGGCGGCCGGATAACGGAAGGTGAGCCCGCGCAGGGTCAGGTCGCCCTCGGTGGGGACGACCCCGCCGGACGGTTCCTGTCGGGCGTCGGAGAGCAACAACACCCGGGCCCAGGCGCCGAGCGCGTACTGAAGGTGTGGCACCCAGCGGGAGAGGTGTTCGACGGTCGCGCCGAAGCTCAGCGCAAGCAGCCAGATCGCGGTCAACCGGGCCCCGTCGACCCGGTCGGTGGTCAACGCCCAGGCCCCGGCGAGCACCACTGCGGCGATCCCGACCCGGATGGTGCCGGCGGCGACGGCGGTAACCCGCGCCGACATCAGGAAGACCCGGCGGCAGCGGGCCAGCACCTCGGCCGCCCGCCGGGCGTAGAGCCGCAGCACGTACGGCTGGGCGAGGCTGGTGCGTACGTCGTCCTGGCCGTGCACCGCCTCCTCCATCACGGCGGCCAGGTCCGACCAGGCCTCCTCCTCGAACATCCGCGCCGGCGCGATGGCGGAGGTGGGGCGGCGCAGCAGCACCCCGAGCAGCACGGTGAGCAGCAGCATGGCGACGCCGGCCGGCCACCAGACGAACAGCGCGCTGACCGTGGCGAGCAGGCAGAGCACCAGCCCCTGGACGAGCCGTACGCCGTTGTTCCGCAGCTCGGCGGCGACCTGGTAGACGTCGTTGTCGATCCGGTCGAGCAGTTCACCGACGGGGGTGCCCTCCAGCGTGGGCAGGTCCTGCCCGAGAGCGACCCGGCAGAGCCGGCGGCGCACGTCGGCGGACCAGTCGGCGGTGATGCCCGCCATCAACAGCGCGATCACCAACTCGGCGCAGACGGCGACGACCAGCGCCACGACCAGCGCGGTGAACCAGCCGGCCGAGCGGTGCACCAGTACCGGCCCGGCGACCGCCGAGGCGGCGGCCTGGCCGGCGGCGCCGAGCACCACGAGGACGATCACGACCGTCACGCGACGCGGCGCGGAGGCCCAGAGATCACGGAGCAGGCGCATGGAGATTCCCTCCGGACTCGGGGCGGCGGTCCCCCCAGCCTGCCCCCCAAACCCCCTCCCCTCAACACATTTACCCCCACCCCCACTCCCACCTACCCCCGCTCCCACCTACCCTCACTCCCCCTGCCCCCGCCCCGCTGCCCCCCCGTCCCGCCCCGCTGCCCCGTCCCGCCCCGGTGATCAAGAGCTTTACGTCACCCGCCACATCAAAGTTGACCCAAACCTCTTGATCACCGAACACCATCGCCGTCCCGCCCCGGTGATCAAGAGGTTTGGGTCACCTGCCGGGGGGATGTTGACGTATTTCTCTTGATCACCGGGGCGGGACGGGGCAGCGGGGCGGGACGGGGGGCAGCGGGGCAGGGGGCAGCGGGGCGGGGCAGGGGGCAGCGGGGCGGGGCAGGGGGCAGCGGGGCGGGGCAGGGGGCAGCGGGGCGGGGCAGGGGGCAGCGGGGCGGGGCAGGGGGCAGCGGGGCAGGGGGCAGCGGGGCGGGAGGGGGAAAGGGGAGGGAGGGGGGAGGGGGTGTTAGAAGAGGATGGTGGCGAGGGTGCCTACCGGGTGGAAGCCGCAGCGTTGGTAGACGCGGCGGGCGGGGAGGTTGAAGTCGTTGACGTAGAGGCTGACCGTGGGGGCGACCCGGAGCAGCGCGTCGCGTACCACGGCGGCCATCGCGGCGGTGGCGATCCCGCGTCCCCGCCACTGCGGCGCCACCCAGACGCCCTGGATCTGGGCGGTCCGGCGGGTCACCACCGCCAGTTCGGCCTTGAACACGACCTCCCCGTCGACCAGGCGGGCGTACGCCCGACCGGCCCGGACCAGGTCCTCGACGCGGCGGCGGTAGGCCCGGCCGTCGTCGTCGGCAAGCGGTGAGACACCGACCTCCTCGGCGTACATGGCGACCGCCGCCGGGAAGAGCCGGTGCACCTCGCTGGGCCGCACCCGACGTACCTCGGGGTCGACCGGGATGCGGGGCAACGCGTCGGTGGCCAGTAGCGGCTGGTTGGGGCGTACGTCGCGGGCCGGGCCCCAGTGGTCGGCGAGCCGTTCCCAGAGGCCGAGCACCGCGTCGGCCCGCCCGACGATGGAGGAGCAGAGCCGTTCCTCGCCGGCGAGCTGCTCGGCGAAGGCGGCGACGGCCGAGTCGGTGGCGAGGATCGGGGTGAGGTTGCCGCCGAGCCAGCAGATCGACTCCAGGTTGCGGCGGGTGCCGTAGCCCAGGATGCGTCCCTCGGCCCGCCACCAGGCCAGCCCTCGGGCGGAAACCCGTTCGGCGACCTGCGCGCCCGCGAACGGGTCGAGGTCGAGCAGCCGCTCGACCGCGCGTCGTTCGGACTCTCCCAGTTGACGTACCGGCACCGTCAGCACGGTTACCAGCCTGCCAGATACAGGCGGTGGTCCGCCGGGCGACCGGCGCAGCCGCCTGTCCGCCGGCCCCGGCCCGGTCCCACCGCGAACACCCTTGTCGGCGACACGTTGGCGATATATCGTTGATGCATCAGCGACACTCTACGGAAGGAACGACACGATGGGATTCCACAGTCGGATCCACGCACTACAGGAGGCACGTCAACGCGGCTTCGGCTTCCCGCCCGTACCGCCCGGCCCACACGGGCACGGGCACGGGGGTTGGGGCGGCGGCCGGGGTGGTCGCGGGCGGGGCCGGGGACGCCGGCCCAACGTCCGGGGTGCGGTGCTGGCCCTGCTCACCGAGCGGCCGATGCACGGCTACGAGATGATCCAGGAGATCGACTCCCGCACCGGTGGGGCCTGGCGGCCCAGCCCCGGTTCGATCTACCCGACCCTGCAACTGCTTGAGGACGAGGGCGTCATCGCCATGAGCACCGACCCGGCCGGCGGCGGGCGCAAGCGGTTCGACCTGACCGACGCCGGTCGGGAGGAGGCCACCACGGCCGCGCAGACCCCGCCCTGGGCGGAGTTCGCCGAGGACACCGTCAACAGCTGGCACGACATCCGCGACGCCGG harbors:
- a CDS encoding NADH:flavin oxidoreductase/NADH oxidase produces the protein MSALFTPLALRGVTLPNRIALAPMCQYSAGPDGLPTDWHRVHLGSRAVGGAGLVLTEATAVVPEGRISPQDTGLWSDAHVDAWRPVTAFVAGQGAVPAVQLAHAGFKASTYRPWAQERGGVPDAEGGWTPVGPGAEPFLPDYRQPTALDAAGIAEVVSAFAVAAGRAVDAGFAVVEIHAAHGYLLHEFLSPLTNHRTDGYGGDRAARMRLTLEVARAVRAAVGEQVPVLARISATDWVDGGWTVDDSVALAAELAATGVDLVDASSGGAAARATIPVGPGYQVPLAARIRREAGVPTGAVGLIVEPEQAEQIVAGGEADLVLLGRELLRDPYWPRRAAAKLGATPDWPDPYARAF
- a CDS encoding GNAT family N-acetyltransferase is translated as MLTVPVRQLGESERRAVERLLDLDPFAGAQVAERVSARGLAWWRAEGRILGYGTRRNLESICWLGGNLTPILATDSAVAAFAEQLAGEERLCSSIVGRADAVLGLWERLADHWGPARDVRPNQPLLATDALPRIPVDPEVRRVRPSEVHRLFPAAVAMYAEEVGVSPLADDDGRAYRRRVEDLVRAGRAYARLVDGEVVFKAELAVVTRRTAQIQGVWVAPQWRGRGIATAAMAAVVRDALLRVAPTVSLYVNDFNLPARRVYQRCGFHPVGTLATILF
- a CDS encoding PadR family transcriptional regulator, with translation MGFHSRIHALQEARQRGFGFPPVPPGPHGHGHGGWGGGRGGRGRGRGRRPNVRGAVLALLTERPMHGYEMIQEIDSRTGGAWRPSPGSIYPTLQLLEDEGVIAMSTDPAGGGRKRFDLTDAGREEATTAAQTPPWAEFAEDTVNSWHDIRDAGAQAMHALRQVMTTGTDDQRERAAQVLDETRRKLYAILAESE
- a CDS encoding glutathione S-transferase family protein: MTRAQFSAETSGGGAFVRQPNRFTGRVSPHSTSPAGGGPDDQGRWPLEAGRYRLIWCRACPWAHRARIVRGLLGLDEVISLGTVDPIRDERGWRFTLDPDGVDPALGVSFLSEAYLATDPDYTGRVTVPALVDTLTGRVVSNDYPQLTLDLSTQWRRFHAPDAPDLYPVALRPDMDALMADIHADVNNGVYRCGFATSQQAYDEAYTALFDRLDALSQRLAERRYLMGDSITEADVRLFTTLIRFDVAYHGHFKCNRQKLTEMPLLWAYARDLFQTPGFGATVDFDHIKRHYYATHREINPTGVVPAGPDTAGWLTPHGRA
- a CDS encoding dicarboxylate/amino acid:cation symporter, which encodes MRKFPFSAQILLGLVLGVALGFLARANDLSWLASTLDTVGGLFVQLLKLAVPPLVFTAIVVSVVSLRGVANAARLALKTLLWFGITALIAVSIGIGIGLLTDPGRGVTLDVGGATPPKTTGSWTDFLTGIVPTNPVGAFVEGNVLQIVFLAVVVGAAALLVGAAAEPFVELNRAVLSIVQKALWWVIRLAPIGTLGLIGHAVAAYGWDLLAPLAKFTTAVYVGCAIVLFVVYPLLLVTAGRLNPLRFFAGAWPAIELAFVSRSSVGTMPVTQRSVERLGVPREYASFAVPFGATTKMDGCAAIYPALAAIFVAQVFGVDLGVGDYLLIAFVSVVGSAATAGLTGAIVMLTLTLSTLGLPLAGAGLLLAIDPILDMIRTATNVAGQAVVPTIVAAREGTLDRDAYANAGRRDLIDPDDETADADRPTRRDELTPAPA
- a CDS encoding DUF998 domain-containing protein, with protein sequence MPDPAPGSDAGPALAPDLGAEAGARPGPEAGPVPVRVVAGWAAAGCVLVGTGAVTVAVAAGPVSLSSGYVSEAGITGNAFASTYRMGVFALAAALLVLAAALPAALRLAAGLLAAGAAGTALSGAVTCSAGCPLPPFEATTPADLVHAGASIAAAGATVLAMLVVGFLRPATAALRRVARMAGVVALPVAGVIALGLLTVGRGGLVGGLERVLLVICAGWGLSTALLLTRHRHDLPAAVRPGATGADRPGVTGDPEQAGRDERVAGSRTPV
- a CDS encoding ABC transporter ATP-binding protein/permease, with the protein product MRLLRDLWASAPRRVTVVIVLVVLGAAGQAAASAVAGPVLVHRSAGWFTALVVALVVAVCAELVIALLMAGITADWSADVRRRLCRVALGQDLPTLEGTPVGELLDRIDNDVYQVAAELRNNGVRLVQGLVLCLLATVSALFVWWPAGVAMLLLTVLLGVLLRRPTSAIAPARMFEEEAWSDLAAVMEEAVHGQDDVRTSLAQPYVLRLYARRAAEVLARCRRVFLMSARVTAVAAGTIRVGIAAVVLAGAWALTTDRVDGARLTAIWLLALSFGATVEHLSRWVPHLQYALGAWARVLLLSDARQEPSGGVVPTEGDLTLRGLTFRYPAAGEGERPAGGEGEHRAAGEGERPAGGEGERRPALRDVRLSFVRGRSYALVGRTGSGKSTLAKVLTRAVEVPRGTVLLGDTDLCDLDVEELRRWIAVVPQRTEILAGTLAENVALFDPDLLDEAPRALAELGLTGWVAELPEGIRTRLGEGGHVLSAGQEQLVAFARILVRDPHVVILDEATARLDPVTEARVREATERLLTDRIGIIIAHRLSSVQRCDEVVVMADGAVLEAGPLRSSARFAELLATSHAAAYAPVGVALAGATRGGVDLLDGPGVTCPTADGPARVGADGPARVGAAGATGETGASGRAAVAVPKGEPPPLPAAAPARTMREILRLATNDPRFGLLSIAMFVVMTVFGLDGTVLPWLWADVVDGGNPWLPAIGIAGALLVVLPLPYWTNLRFPQWWVRQMLRISLRLVNGQTGPRRTSAHTPAEVVAQAGDTERVVQLADNMSDQFIALVIMVVMTAVTGSFVPALFFLGAMAVSGFAATLFGPRLERSARDTVAARAAFATALVSSLSAARTVKLAGATRPVLDHLSALDLVRSDRQRWEISAQVWARSTPSLASGLLPIGAWALYLAGGLSAGATLVAVSTLGAARWFAWTAASLVSQYPSARVWTRRTVAMTGTGAYSAQLPGVDLVAGTAPAPEPPPRRPLRRLELVGFGAVHSDGTLAVRGVDLTVDRGRLVLVVGPVGAGKSSLLRALAGIVHHVGELRWNGEPVTEPELFLRPQQVGYVSQLPRVLSGTVADNIALGHDVDAAGAVTTAQLAHDLATGGGLGLLIGHKGTRLSGGQLQRLALARALAPRTELLVADDVSSALDVTTELALWAALREHGVTVVGSTSKRAALVRADHVVVLVDGTVVAQGPWRDLEDDWGHLAG